In one Antennarius striatus isolate MH-2024 chromosome 15, ASM4005453v1, whole genome shotgun sequence genomic region, the following are encoded:
- the arpc3 gene encoding actin-related protein 2/3 complex subunit 3 translates to MPAYHSNLMAPDNRLVGNMALLPIKTHFKGPARGDGVDLDIIDEAIYYFKANVFFKNYEIKNEADRTLIYTTLYISECLKRLQKCGSRSQGEKEMYTLGITNFPIPGEPGFPLNAMYVKPTNKQEEETMRAYLQQIRQETGLRLCERVFDPQTDKPSKWWICFVKRQFMNKSLSAPGQ, encoded by the exons ATGCCG GCGTACCACTCAAACCTGATGGCCCCCGACAACAGGCTGGTGGGGAACATGGCTTTACTCCCCATCAAGACTCACTTCAAGGGGCCAGCCAGAGGAGACG GCGTCGACTTAGACATCATTGATGAGGCTATCTACTATTTCAAGGCCAAcgttttctttaaaaactatGAAATCAAG AATGAAGCAGACAGGACACTTATCTATACCACCCTCTACATCTCGGAATGTCTAAAAAGGCTACAGAAG TGTGGTTCTAGAAGCCAGGGAGAGAAGGAAATGTACACTCTGGGCATTACTAACTTTCCCATCCCTGGAGAGCCTGGATTCCCTCTTAATGCCATGTATGTTAAACCTACAAATAAGCAGGAGGAAG AGACCATGAGGGCATACCTGCAGCAGATTCGCCAGGAGACTGGTTTAAGACTTTGCGAACGGGTGTTTGATccccagacagacaaacccagcAAG tggTGGATTTGCTTTGTCAAGAGGCAGTTCATGAATAAAAGTCTGTCTGCTCCTGGACAGTGA
- the gpn3 gene encoding GPN-loop GTPase 3, which translates to MPRYAQLVMGPAGSGKSTYCATMVQHSESINRSIQVVNLDPAAEHFDYPVMADIRELIQVDDVMEDQSLRFGPNGGLVFCMEYFANNLDWLEQSLGHVEDDYILFDCPGQIELYTHLPVMRQLVDQLQQWEFRVCGVFLVDSQFMVESFKFISGVMAAMSAMVSLEIPHVNIMTKMDLLSPKAKKEIEKYLDPDMYSMMEDSSDAIRSQKFKKLTQAICNVIDDYSMVRFLPFDRTDEEGINIVLQNIDFSIQYGEDLEFKEPKEFEEEPSNLNYDEIFQDKADS; encoded by the exons ATGCCTCGGTATGCCCAGCTAGTTATGGGGCCGGCGGGGAGCGGAAAG AGCACCTACTGTGCCACCATGGTCCAGCATTCAGAATCAATAAACCGCTCAATTCAAGTGGTCAACCTGGACCCGGCTGCCGAGCACTTTGACTATCCTGTCATGGCAG ACATCCGTGAGCTCATCCAGGTGGATGACGTGATGGAGGACCAGTCCCTCAGATTTGGCCCAAATGGGGGCTTGGTTTTCTGCATGGAGTACTTTGCAAACAACTTGGACTGGCTGGAGCAAAGCCTGGGCCATGTAGAGGATGACTACATACTGTTTGACTGCCCAG GTCAGATTGAACTCTACACGCATCTCCCTGTGATGAGGCAGCTGGTGGATCAGCTCCAACAATGGGAGTTTCGGGTGTGTGGAGTCTTTCTGGTGGACTCCCAGTTCATGGTGGAGTCTTTTAAG TTCATCTCAGGAGTCATGGCTGCCATGAGTGCCATGGTGTCATTGGAGATCCCTCATGTTAACATAATGACAAAAATGGACTTGCTTAGTCCCAAAGCCAAGAAGGAAATTGAAAA GTACCTAGATCCAGATATGTACTCAATGATGGAAGATAGTTCTGATGCCATCAGAAGCCAAAAGTTCAAGAAACTGACTCAAGCCATTTGTAATGTG atTGATGATTACAGTATGGTGAGATTCCTCCCTTTTGATCGTACAGATGAGGAAGGCATTAACATAGTACTCCAAAACATTGACTTCTCTATACAGTATGGTGAGGACCTGGAGTTCAAGGAGCCAAAG GAGTTTGAGGAAGAGCCGTCTAACCTAAATTATGATGAGATTTTTCAAGACAAAGCTGACAGCTGA
- the LOC137608647 gene encoding ubiquitin-conjugating enzyme E2 G1-like isoform X2 has product MAFLLVLLMTVTSISGKWLSSGLKTLYCGFFKATLTFPSDYPMRPPKMKFITEVWHPNVAKNGDICISILHEPGEDKFGYEKPEERWLPIHTVETIMISVISMLADPNVDSPANVDAAKEWREDPTGIFKKKVARCVRKSQEMAFD; this is encoded by the exons ATGGCTTTTCTGCTGGTCTTGTTGATGACAGTAACATCTATAAGTGGGAAGTGGTTGTCATCGGGCCTCAAGACACTTTATT GTGGATTCTTCAAAGCAACCTTAACTTTCCCTAGTGACTATCCTATGAGGCCACCCAAGATGAAGTTCATCACAGAAGTCTGGCATCCAAATG TTGCCAAAAATGGAGATATCTGCATCTCCATCCTGCACGAACCTGGCGAGGACAAGTTTGGCTATGAGAAACCAGAGGAGCGCTGGCTGCCAATCCACACCGTAGAGACCATCATGATCAGTGTTATTTCCATGTTGGCAGACCCCAATGTAGACTCTCCTGCTAATGTTGATGCCGCA AAAGAGTGGCGGGAGGATCCTACTGGGATATTTAAGAAAAAGGTGGCACGATGTGTGCGGAAAAGTCAAGAGATGGCTTTTGACTAA
- the LOC137608647 gene encoding ubiquitin-conjugating enzyme E2 G1-like isoform X1: MTQRSSLLLHKQLAELRKNPVDGFSAGLVDDSNIYKWEVVVIGPQDTLFEGGFFKATLTFPSDYPMRPPKMKFITEVWHPNVAKNGDICISILHEPGEDKFGYEKPEERWLPIHTVETIMISVISMLADPNVDSPANVDAAKEWREDPTGIFKKKVARCVRKSQEMAFD; this comes from the exons ATGACGCAGCGGTCCTCGTTGTTACTACACAAACAACTAGCTG AGCTTCGAAAGAATCCAGTGGATGGCTTTTCTGCTGGTCTTGTTGATGACAGTAACATCTATAAGTGGGAAGTGGTTGTCATCGGGCCTCAAGACACTTTATT tgAAGGTGGATTCTTCAAAGCAACCTTAACTTTCCCTAGTGACTATCCTATGAGGCCACCCAAGATGAAGTTCATCACAGAAGTCTGGCATCCAAATG TTGCCAAAAATGGAGATATCTGCATCTCCATCCTGCACGAACCTGGCGAGGACAAGTTTGGCTATGAGAAACCAGAGGAGCGCTGGCTGCCAATCCACACCGTAGAGACCATCATGATCAGTGTTATTTCCATGTTGGCAGACCCCAATGTAGACTCTCCTGCTAATGTTGATGCCGCA AAAGAGTGGCGGGAGGATCCTACTGGGATATTTAAGAAAAAGGTGGCACGATGTGTGCGGAAAAGTCAAGAGATGGCTTTTGACTAA